From Excalfactoria chinensis isolate bCotChi1 chromosome 4, bCotChi1.hap2, whole genome shotgun sequence, one genomic window encodes:
- the TMEM35A gene encoding novel acetylcholine receptor chaperone produces MASPRTITIVALSVALGLFFVFMGTIKLTPRLSRDAYNEMKRAYKSYVRALPMLKKMGVSSILLRKSIGALEVACGIVMTLVPGRPKDVANFLLLLLVLAVLFFHQLVGDPLKRYAHALVFGILLTCRLLIARQPEEQPPEKRMLSVNGDEQPLLHDPAPEKGKVKVS; encoded by the exons ATGGCATCCCCCAGGACCATCACCATCGTCGCCCTTTCGGTGGCCCTGGGGCTCTTCTTTGTCTTCATGGGGACCATCAAGCTGACCCCGCGGCTCAGCAGGGATGCCTACAACGAGATG AAACGAGCCTACAAGAGCTACGTGCGGGCCCTCcccatgctgaagaagatgggAGTCAGCTCCATCCTTCTCCGCAAGAGCATCGGAGCCCTAGAAGTGGCGTGTGGCATTGTCATGACACTGGTACCCGGCCGCCCCAAAGACGTGGCCAActttctgctcctcctcctcgtgctggctgtgctcttcTTCCACCAGCTAGTGGGGGACCCGCTCAAGCGTTACGCCCATGCTCTGGTCTTTGGGATCCTGCTCACCTGCCGCCTGCTGATTGCCCGCCAGCCCGAGGAGCAGCCACCAGAAAAGAGGATGCTGTCGGTGAATGGGGATGAGCAGCCTCTCCTCCATGACCCGGCTCCTGAGAAAGGCAAAGTGAAGGTATCTTAG
- the CENPI gene encoding centromere protein I isoform X1, whose protein sequence is MQPRQSSKRSKRPLQVHHSNQTDLSAWRKGGAVDTEKSAQNHQSWSDQKNDNEQDSLEEALSYFEKIQDRVSLKKSEVLRKHLSTMESIALKRGLPPEGFNVLLDVALSGKLADTVNIRLLKSLIPTTTIPESSIVSSVSWFCVSKCSSNVQLLFLRWLITMFDFIDHKEQVHALYGIFFFFLNDEKLCPYICHVLYLLTRKENVKPFRVRRLLDLQSKVGMQPHLQALLSLYKLFRPELVSITLPQKMKAYFKNADSPWKAAMNAVKQRNQANSTVPQPLLLGTAQPRSRKRKWNTQLIIPASSANAQNVAVGGKMSRVDSYSANESFPVEQLRTFPQLLQNIHRLEFPSQMGSVLTNPLLLHYMNCRKDESVYLRLYYWMGQVLQEECTWCVVDNNQYEEEFKGFLETAYRAECFLQEGFPSCEEFLYRSLPLWDGVSCRSQILQLVSWIPLSTFCEMKSQLCDPLAQLFFTSSLYFKCSVLESLKELLQNWLNWHVVQLDSESDSQFSTLNTTLSGLVNGVAELISFVGRISTAALHLEKSHTFLLYFILDFYETVCDIYLKYKLPLLIMPPAGVFYPALLSMDSVNLNQLCYIMYRYRTNLIAAKENEISKKKIQQFKFSSQTYQEYNQYIIAMVGCLWTSSAFEKDNHPQGIRMDDELLKKTGVQEYKNSFNIVYHPALMCYAVDFLQQAWPDDTTFSFNLIKGKKWNWYLSYLYGQGLEGLKLFIESSINRVSKASQSKPEDEEV, encoded by the exons ATGCAACCAAGACAGAGTTCTAAGCGCTCCAAGCGACCTCTGCAAGTTCACCACAGCAATCAGACTGATCTCTCTGCGTGGCGAAAAGGAGGGGCAGTTGATACTGAGAAAAGTGCCCAGAATCATCAATCTTGGAGTGATCAGAAAAATGACAATGAGCAAGACTCCCTTGAGGAAGCTCTGAGCTACTTTGAGAAAA TTCAAGATCGAGTTTCACTGAAAAAGAGCGAAGTTTTGCGGAAACATTTGTCTACTATGGAAAGCATTGCCCTGAAAAGAGGTTTACCCCCTGAAGGTTTTAATGTATTGCTAGATGTGGCACTCAGTGGCAAACTTG ctgataCAGTGAATATTCGTTTACTGAAGAGCCTAATTCCAACCACAACAATACCAGAAAGTTCTATTGTTTCCTCTGTATCTTGGTTCTGTGTCAGCAAATGCTCAAGCAATGTCCAG ctgctttttctgaGATGGCTGATCACGATGTTTGACTTCATTGATCACAAGGAACAAGTTCATGCCCTCTATggcatcttctttttcttcctgaatgaCGAGAAGTTG tgtcCCTACATCTGCCATGTGCTCTACCTGTTgaccaggaaagaaaatg TCAAGCCTTTTCGGGTCAGGCGACTCCTTGATCTCCAATCAAAAGTG GGTATGCAACCTCATCTACAGGCTCTGCTATCGCTTTATAAGCTTTTCCGTCCTGAGCTGGTATCCATAACCCttcctcagaaaatgaag gcttaTTTCAAGAATGCAGACAGCCCCTGGAAGGCAGCAATGAATGCTGTAAAGCAGAGAAACCAGGCCAATTCTACTGTGCCCCAACCATTGCTTCTAGGCACAGCTCAACCTCGCTCCCGGAAAAGA aaatggAATACCCAGTTGATTATACCTGCAAGCAGTGCCAACGCACAAAATGTAGCAGTGGGTGGGAAAATGAGCCGTGTTGATTCATACAGTGCTAACGAATCTTTTCCAGTGGAGCAGCTGCGGACCTTTCCCCAACTCCTACAAAACATCCACCGCCTGGAG TTTCCTTCCCAGATGGGCTCAGTGCTAACAAACCCATTATTGCTTCACTACATGAACTGCAGAAAAGATGAATCTGTTTATCTGAGGCTCTACTATTGGATGGGACAGGTTCTTCAGGAAG AATGCACCTGGTGTGTAGTTGATAATAACCAATATGAAGAAGAATTCAAAGGCTTCCTAGAAACTGCCTACAGGGCAGAGTGTTTCTTGCAG GAGGGATTTCCTTCCTGCGAGGAGTTCCTGTACAGGAGTCTTCCTCTCTGGGATGGCGTTTCCTGCCGTTCACAAATCCTCCAACTTGTGAGCTGGATCCCCCTCAGTACCTTCTGTG AGATGAAGTCACAACTCTGCgatcccctggcacagctcttctTCACATCATCCCTTTACTTTAAG TGCAGCGTTCTGGAGAGTCTGAAAGAGCTGTTACAGAACTGGTTAAACTGGCATGTGGTTCAGCTGGATTCAGAGTCTGATTCTCAATTCAGTACTTT GAATACCACCCTTTCTGGACTTGTGAATGGGGTGGCTGAACTGATCAGCTTTGTGGGACGGATTTCTACTGCTGCGTTGCACTTGGAGAAGAGTCATACCTTCTTGCTGTACTTCATCCTGGATTTCTATGAGACC gTGTGTGACATATATCTGAAGTACAAACTGCCATTGCTAATAATGCCTCCTGCTGGAGTTTTCtacccagcactgctcagcatgGATTCTGTCAACTTAAATCAGCTCTGCTACATCATGTACAG gtaTAGAACCAACTTGATAGCCGCAAAAGAGAACGAGATAAGTAAAAAG aaaatacagcaattcAAGTTCAGTAGCCAGACATATCAAGAGTATAACCAGTACATAATAGCCATGGTGGGTTGTCTGTGGACATCCAGTGCCTTCGAGAAGGATAATCATCCTCAGGGCATTCGTATGGATGATGAATTGCTGAAGAAAACCGGAGTGCAGGAGTATAAAAACAGCTTCAATATTGTCTACCACCCAGCTCTGATGTGTTATGCTGTTGACTTCCTGCAGCAG
- the CENPI gene encoding centromere protein I isoform X2, with protein sequence MQPRQSSKRSKRPLQVHHSNQTDLSAWRKGGAVDTEKSAQNHQSWSDQKNDNEQDSLEEALSYFEKIQDRVSLKKSEVLRKHLSTMESIALKRADTVNIRLLKSLIPTTTIPESSIVSSVSWFCVSKCSSNVQLLFLRWLITMFDFIDHKEQVHALYGIFFFFLNDEKLCPYICHVLYLLTRKENVKPFRVRRLLDLQSKVGMQPHLQALLSLYKLFRPELVSITLPQKMKAYFKNADSPWKAAMNAVKQRNQANSTVPQPLLLGTAQPRSRKRKWNTQLIIPASSANAQNVAVGGKMSRVDSYSANESFPVEQLRTFPQLLQNIHRLEFPSQMGSVLTNPLLLHYMNCRKDESVYLRLYYWMGQVLQEECTWCVVDNNQYEEEFKGFLETAYRAECFLQEGFPSCEEFLYRSLPLWDGVSCRSQILQLVSWIPLSTFCEMKSQLCDPLAQLFFTSSLYFKCSVLESLKELLQNWLNWHVVQLDSESDSQFSTLNTTLSGLVNGVAELISFVGRISTAALHLEKSHTFLLYFILDFYETVCDIYLKYKLPLLIMPPAGVFYPALLSMDSVNLNQLCYIMYRYRTNLIAAKENEISKKKIQQFKFSSQTYQEYNQYIIAMVGCLWTSSAFEKDNHPQGIRMDDELLKKTGVQEYKNSFNIVYHPALMCYAVDFLQQAWPDDTTFSFNLIKGKKWNWYLSYLYGQGLEGLKLFIESSINRVSKASQSKPEDEEV encoded by the exons ATGCAACCAAGACAGAGTTCTAAGCGCTCCAAGCGACCTCTGCAAGTTCACCACAGCAATCAGACTGATCTCTCTGCGTGGCGAAAAGGAGGGGCAGTTGATACTGAGAAAAGTGCCCAGAATCATCAATCTTGGAGTGATCAGAAAAATGACAATGAGCAAGACTCCCTTGAGGAAGCTCTGAGCTACTTTGAGAAAA TTCAAGATCGAGTTTCACTGAAAAAGAGCGAAGTTTTGCGGAAACATTTGTCTACTATGGAAAGCATTGCCCTGAAAAGAG ctgataCAGTGAATATTCGTTTACTGAAGAGCCTAATTCCAACCACAACAATACCAGAAAGTTCTATTGTTTCCTCTGTATCTTGGTTCTGTGTCAGCAAATGCTCAAGCAATGTCCAG ctgctttttctgaGATGGCTGATCACGATGTTTGACTTCATTGATCACAAGGAACAAGTTCATGCCCTCTATggcatcttctttttcttcctgaatgaCGAGAAGTTG tgtcCCTACATCTGCCATGTGCTCTACCTGTTgaccaggaaagaaaatg TCAAGCCTTTTCGGGTCAGGCGACTCCTTGATCTCCAATCAAAAGTG GGTATGCAACCTCATCTACAGGCTCTGCTATCGCTTTATAAGCTTTTCCGTCCTGAGCTGGTATCCATAACCCttcctcagaaaatgaag gcttaTTTCAAGAATGCAGACAGCCCCTGGAAGGCAGCAATGAATGCTGTAAAGCAGAGAAACCAGGCCAATTCTACTGTGCCCCAACCATTGCTTCTAGGCACAGCTCAACCTCGCTCCCGGAAAAGA aaatggAATACCCAGTTGATTATACCTGCAAGCAGTGCCAACGCACAAAATGTAGCAGTGGGTGGGAAAATGAGCCGTGTTGATTCATACAGTGCTAACGAATCTTTTCCAGTGGAGCAGCTGCGGACCTTTCCCCAACTCCTACAAAACATCCACCGCCTGGAG TTTCCTTCCCAGATGGGCTCAGTGCTAACAAACCCATTATTGCTTCACTACATGAACTGCAGAAAAGATGAATCTGTTTATCTGAGGCTCTACTATTGGATGGGACAGGTTCTTCAGGAAG AATGCACCTGGTGTGTAGTTGATAATAACCAATATGAAGAAGAATTCAAAGGCTTCCTAGAAACTGCCTACAGGGCAGAGTGTTTCTTGCAG GAGGGATTTCCTTCCTGCGAGGAGTTCCTGTACAGGAGTCTTCCTCTCTGGGATGGCGTTTCCTGCCGTTCACAAATCCTCCAACTTGTGAGCTGGATCCCCCTCAGTACCTTCTGTG AGATGAAGTCACAACTCTGCgatcccctggcacagctcttctTCACATCATCCCTTTACTTTAAG TGCAGCGTTCTGGAGAGTCTGAAAGAGCTGTTACAGAACTGGTTAAACTGGCATGTGGTTCAGCTGGATTCAGAGTCTGATTCTCAATTCAGTACTTT GAATACCACCCTTTCTGGACTTGTGAATGGGGTGGCTGAACTGATCAGCTTTGTGGGACGGATTTCTACTGCTGCGTTGCACTTGGAGAAGAGTCATACCTTCTTGCTGTACTTCATCCTGGATTTCTATGAGACC gTGTGTGACATATATCTGAAGTACAAACTGCCATTGCTAATAATGCCTCCTGCTGGAGTTTTCtacccagcactgctcagcatgGATTCTGTCAACTTAAATCAGCTCTGCTACATCATGTACAG gtaTAGAACCAACTTGATAGCCGCAAAAGAGAACGAGATAAGTAAAAAG aaaatacagcaattcAAGTTCAGTAGCCAGACATATCAAGAGTATAACCAGTACATAATAGCCATGGTGGGTTGTCTGTGGACATCCAGTGCCTTCGAGAAGGATAATCATCCTCAGGGCATTCGTATGGATGATGAATTGCTGAAGAAAACCGGAGTGCAGGAGTATAAAAACAGCTTCAATATTGTCTACCACCCAGCTCTGATGTGTTATGCTGTTGACTTCCTGCAGCAG